A single region of the Planctomycetota bacterium genome encodes:
- the mfd gene encoding transcription-repair coupling factor, with protein MLLQSVISDLAKNKESRIGGLWGSASLYLVAKLYQTTKKDILIITEDEESDFGLDDLSVFLSINSKPPTLFLAPSTENDAGPQAIQDKILFLNSLITQTPKITIVPKTTLLAAFPDRKQLDGSLIVLKASQSIERNEFIEKLLANGYEKTLDAVHSVGEISIRGGIIDIFPFGSQEPVRIEWDANLIESIRFFDMTTQLSIKTMEHVDLYLTQGLITPADKKELPLLNYFPPDTVIVFIDRPVDDNKEIFNRRIQKYPKLFLYKIPIASAEGVNLNIESIQRFGSGFTNILRELGNLASQIKNIYIVSQNKAEESHLKELLTSNSFPYSNKIRFLQGRLNEGFYDKDEDIAFISHRELFNRYRLLRQPKAVAPSRARTTEAFWELQRGDFAVHLAHGIGRYLGLKRLYNSEYLSLEYQDKSLIYVPITQIGLVSKYWAGERRAIKVDKIGTANWLTRRERVKNAIKKLAQELLYIQALRIKHPGFAYPLDNDWQKEFENSFPYEETPDQTAITQALKDDMESARPMDRLICGDVGYGKTELAIRTAFKVCMSEKQVAVIAPTTILAQQHYRTFSERMADYPVNIEVISRFRSEAEQRDILKRLAEGKIDIIIGTHRLIQGDVKFKDLGLVVIDEEQRFGVEHKEYFKKIKASVDVLTLSATPIPRTLHLSLSGLREISTMTTPPKDRQSIRTIVARFDNNTIKDAIHRELQRKGQIYFVHNRIYDIENVANRLKKVCPEVKDRIVIAHGQMPGAELEQKMRDFVDGKYDILVSTNIIESGLDIPRVNTIFINNADDFGLSDLHQLRGRVGRYKYQAYAYFLVTEHNIINTDAAKRLKAIEEFNELGAGFKIAMRDMEIRGIGNILGKEQHGHIAAVGYELYCKLIEQAVKQLKGRKSTTAAQSQIPDISKAIATAAPEHRNDYASETIIPAMDVNPEIETYIPAEYVTLETERLNIYRRLSLAESAREISAIERELKDRFGRPLPDSARNLFEFMRHQARQNENP; from the coding sequence ATGCTTCTCCAATCCGTTATTTCTGATTTAGCCAAAAATAAAGAATCACGCATCGGCGGATTATGGGGCAGCGCGTCTCTATACCTTGTCGCTAAACTTTACCAAACCACCAAGAAAGATATCCTCATCATCACTGAGGACGAGGAGTCTGACTTTGGCCTGGATGACCTGTCTGTCTTCTTAAGTATCAACTCCAAACCTCCGACCCTGTTTCTGGCCCCGTCCACTGAAAACGATGCCGGACCTCAAGCTATCCAGGATAAAATCCTGTTCCTAAATAGCCTGATAACCCAGACCCCTAAAATCACCATTGTACCAAAAACCACTTTGCTGGCCGCCTTTCCAGACCGCAAGCAACTGGACGGCTCGCTCATCGTCCTGAAGGCCAGCCAATCCATTGAACGCAACGAGTTCATAGAAAAACTCCTGGCCAACGGCTACGAAAAGACTCTGGACGCGGTCCACAGCGTTGGCGAAATCAGCATTCGGGGCGGAATTATTGACATCTTTCCTTTCGGCAGCCAAGAGCCGGTGCGCATTGAATGGGATGCTAACCTCATTGAATCCATCCGGTTCTTTGATATGACTACCCAACTCTCTATCAAAACGATGGAGCACGTGGATTTATATCTGACCCAAGGCCTGATTACCCCAGCTGACAAGAAAGAGCTGCCGCTCCTTAATTATTTTCCACCCGATACTGTCATCGTCTTTATAGACCGCCCGGTCGATGATAACAAAGAAATCTTTAACCGGCGCATCCAAAAATATCCCAAACTCTTCCTGTACAAAATCCCCATTGCATCCGCTGAAGGCGTCAATCTCAATATCGAATCGATCCAGCGCTTCGGCAGCGGATTTACCAACATCCTCAGGGAACTCGGTAACCTGGCAAGCCAAATCAAAAATATCTACATCGTGTCTCAGAACAAAGCCGAAGAATCTCATCTCAAGGAATTACTGACCTCAAATAGCTTTCCTTATTCAAATAAAATCCGGTTTCTCCAAGGCCGGCTCAATGAAGGTTTTTATGACAAGGACGAGGATATCGCCTTTATCAGCCACCGGGAATTATTCAACCGCTACCGCCTGCTCCGCCAACCCAAGGCCGTCGCACCTTCCCGGGCCAGGACCACCGAGGCGTTCTGGGAATTACAGAGAGGCGACTTCGCAGTCCATCTGGCGCATGGCATCGGCCGATATCTCGGCCTGAAACGGCTTTACAACTCCGAATATCTCTCCCTGGAATACCAGGACAAATCTCTCATCTATGTGCCCATCACCCAAATCGGGCTGGTCAGCAAATACTGGGCTGGCGAACGCCGGGCCATCAAAGTGGACAAAATCGGCACCGCCAACTGGCTAACCCGCCGGGAGCGGGTTAAGAACGCCATCAAGAAGTTGGCCCAGGAACTGCTTTATATCCAAGCGCTCCGGATAAAACACCCGGGCTTTGCCTATCCGCTGGATAACGACTGGCAAAAAGAATTCGAGAACTCGTTCCCTTACGAAGAAACCCCGGACCAGACCGCCATCACTCAGGCGCTCAAAGACGATATGGAATCCGCCCGCCCCATGGACCGGCTGATTTGCGGCGACGTCGGCTATGGCAAGACTGAGTTGGCCATCCGGACCGCCTTCAAGGTTTGCATGTCCGAGAAACAGGTGGCGGTCATCGCCCCAACCACTATTTTGGCCCAGCAACATTACCGGACATTCTCCGAACGCATGGCTGATTACCCGGTTAATATAGAAGTCATCAGCCGATTCCGGAGCGAAGCCGAGCAACGAGACATCCTCAAACGTCTGGCCGAAGGAAAAATAGATATCATCATTGGCACACACCGGCTTATCCAGGGCGACGTCAAATTTAAGGACCTAGGCCTGGTGGTCATCGACGAGGAGCAACGCTTCGGCGTAGAGCACAAGGAATATTTTAAGAAGATAAAAGCCAGCGTGGACGTCCTGACACTCTCAGCCACTCCCATCCCGCGCACTCTGCATCTATCCCTCTCCGGCTTGCGGGAAATCTCCACCATGACCACCCCGCCCAAGGACCGCCAGTCCATTCGAACCATTGTGGCCAGATTCGACAATAATACCATCAAAGACGCCATCCACCGGGAACTCCAGCGCAAAGGCCAGATATACTTCGTCCATAACCGCATCTATGATATTGAAAATGTGGCGAACCGGCTGAAAAAGGTTTGCCCGGAAGTCAAAGACCGGATCGTCATTGCGCACGGTCAGATGCCCGGAGCCGAGTTGGAACAGAAAATGCGCGATTTCGTGGACGGCAAATACGACATTTTGGTCTCGACCAACATCATTGAATCCGGCCTGGACATCCCCCGGGTCAATACCATCTTCATCAACAATGCGGATGACTTCGGGTTGAGTGACCTGCATCAATTACGGGGCCGGGTCGGCCGCTACAAATACCAGGCCTACGCCTATTTCCTGGTGACTGAACATAACATCATCAACACCGATGCGGCCAAACGCCTGAAGGCCATAGAGGAATTCAACGAGCTGGGTGCCGGATTCAAGATTGCCATGCGCGATATGGAAATCCGGGGCATCGGTAATATCCTAGGCAAGGAACAGCACGGACACATCGCCGCGGTAGGTTATGAACTATACTGCAAACTCATCGAACAGGCTGTCAAGCAACTCAAGGGCAGAAAATCAACCACAGCGGCACAGAGCCAAATCCCGGATATCAGTAAAGCCATAGCCACGGCCGCCCCCGAACACCGCAATGACTACGCTAGCGAAACAATCATCCCGGCTATGGATGTCAATCCTGAAATCGAGACCTATATTCCGGCCGAGTATGTAACCCTCGAAACCGAACGTCTCAATATCTACCGGAGACTATCTCTGGCCGAGAGCGCCAGAGAAATATCAGCCATAGAGCGGGAACTCAAAGATCGATTTGGCCGTCCGCTTCCCGATTCGGCCCGGAACTTATTCGAATTTATGCGGCACCAAGCGCGCCAAAACGAAAACCCTTAA
- a CDS encoding sigma-70 family RNA polymerase sigma factor, giving the protein MMETEQAKTDAVSGSGTFDEKAAIARVQKGDKEAFSGIVKQYQNRLYNTIYRMISSAEDAFDICQEVFLKAFRNIKSFRGDSAFLTYLYRIAFNESVMYRNKRKRMIAVDFKSNPHCLIGLNIANNNSNHIEKIQTEDSNKYVQNALNSLDPDLREVVVLKDVDDFSYAEIAQALNISVSTVRTNLEKGRVILRGKLKDLL; this is encoded by the coding sequence ATGATGGAAACTGAACAGGCTAAAACCGACGCCGTAAGCGGATCCGGAACATTTGACGAGAAAGCCGCTATTGCCAGGGTCCAAAAAGGCGATAAGGAGGCATTTTCCGGGATAGTCAAGCAATACCAGAACCGCTTATATAACACAATCTACCGGATGATCAGCTCTGCCGAGGATGCCTTTGATATCTGCCAGGAGGTTTTTCTTAAGGCATTCCGGAATATCAAATCGTTTCGGGGCGACTCGGCATTCCTAACATATCTTTATCGGATTGCTTTTAATGAAAGCGTTATGTATAGAAACAAGCGTAAAAGGATGATAGCCGTAGATTTCAAATCCAATCCTCATTGCCTGATCGGGCTAAATATTGCTAATAACAATTCCAATCATATTGAGAAAATCCAAACCGAGGATTCGAATAAATATGTCCAAAACGCCCTGAATTCTTTAGACCCGGATTTGAGAGAGGTCGTGGTACTAAAAGATGTCGATGATTTTTCCTATGCCGAGATAGCTCAGGCATTGAATATCTCGGTTTCTACAGTCCGGACTAACCTGGAAAAAGGCAGGGTGATTCTGAGGGGGAAATTGAAAGATTTATTATAA
- a CDS encoding biopolymer transporter ExbD, whose translation MTRTKAYQAQEANMELNMTPMIDVIFQLIIFFMCSIHFKSLEGKLYAYLPPEGRIPSQVFIPPIPEVRIRLVYSEESPILARVKLGEIDFKDWNSLERHLKDLAPNLVSPDGLDVIPVKIDADGNVPAQAVVSVLDICKKAGVQKTEFAAKASPGQSAK comes from the coding sequence ATGACCAGGACAAAAGCATATCAGGCCCAAGAGGCTAATATGGAGCTCAATATGACCCCGATGATTGATGTCATATTCCAGCTGATTATCTTCTTTATGTGTTCAATACATTTTAAGTCACTGGAGGGTAAGTTGTATGCTTATTTGCCACCAGAAGGAAGAATCCCCTCCCAGGTTTTTATTCCACCTATTCCCGAAGTGCGTATTAGACTGGTGTATTCAGAGGAATCACCGATTTTAGCCCGGGTTAAATTAGGCGAAATAGATTTCAAGGATTGGAATTCATTGGAGCGGCATCTCAAGGACCTGGCGCCTAATTTGGTTTCGCCGGATGGACTGGATGTGATTCCGGTCAAAATAGATGCTGATGGTAATGTACCGGCTCAAGCCGTGGTCAGTGTGCTTGATATCTGTAAGAAAGCCGGGGTGCAAAAAACCGAGTTTGCGGCCAAGGCCTCACCGGGTCAGTCGGCAAAATAG
- a CDS encoding VWA domain-containing protein: MKTLKLLTAVWVLALLAGCNQTRNTTPGTPKVESVKTQIETPESDQTQAETPRKHMDLVFAIDVSGSMEHIIAATQQKVWAIVNEMLKSRPMPTLRVGLIAYRGESEECYGGTGFKVWDLTEDLDQAYGNLMALRTDGGSTECVGRAIYEASHSISWQKTDETLKVLFVLGNEPANQDRNKEKYGYQVTASAAIRNGIQINTVYCSSHEPATPEWAEISRLADGSFLTVGLEGRIAAVSTPMDKELADLQRKLIGTNVAYGGQAGLKMVSELNKAESAAACAPQSVQADRSIALANQKSGRIGTWDLLDAVNEKRVKLEELKDEELPEEMRKITPEKRREYLETKQKDRAEIVKKIQDLSRARDEYIQTEIKKQNLDKNTVDQIILNTLRQQAEKKGFKFQ, from the coding sequence ATGAAAACCCTGAAACTGTTAACGGCGGTCTGGGTGCTGGCTTTATTAGCCGGTTGCAACCAAACCCGGAACACAACACCAGGGACGCCCAAGGTCGAATCGGTTAAAACCCAGATAGAAACGCCAGAGTCGGACCAGACCCAGGCGGAAACGCCCCGGAAGCATATGGACCTGGTTTTTGCCATAGATGTTTCCGGCAGTATGGAGCATATCATCGCGGCTACCCAGCAGAAAGTCTGGGCTATAGTCAACGAGATGCTCAAGTCCAGGCCCATGCCGACGCTGCGGGTTGGTCTGATTGCCTATCGGGGCGAAAGCGAAGAATGTTATGGCGGAACCGGATTCAAGGTTTGGGACCTGACCGAAGACCTTGACCAGGCCTATGGAAACCTGATGGCGCTCAGGACCGACGGCGGCAGCACGGAATGCGTGGGACGAGCAATTTATGAAGCCAGCCATAGCATCAGCTGGCAAAAGACAGACGAGACCCTGAAGGTTTTGTTTGTCTTGGGCAACGAGCCGGCCAATCAGGACCGGAATAAGGAAAAATACGGCTATCAGGTTACCGCTTCGGCGGCAATCAGGAACGGCATCCAGATTAATACGGTTTACTGCTCCAGCCACGAGCCGGCCACGCCGGAATGGGCCGAGATTTCCCGTCTGGCTGATGGGAGCTTCCTGACGGTCGGACTGGAAGGTAGGATTGCCGCAGTTTCCACGCCGATGGATAAGGAATTAGCCGACCTGCAGCGGAAACTTATCGGGACGAATGTAGCCTACGGTGGTCAGGCCGGATTAAAAATGGTGTCCGAGTTGAATAAGGCGGAGAGCGCCGCGGCCTGCGCGCCCCAATCTGTCCAGGCCGACCGTTCTATTGCGCTGGCAAACCAGAAAAGCGGGCGCATCGGAACCTGGGACCTGCTGGACGCTGTAAATGAGAAACGGGTCAAACTGGAGGAACTCAAGGATGAGGAATTACCCGAGGAGATGCGGAAAATAACGCCGGAAAAGCGCCGGGAATACCTGGAGACAAAGCAGAAAGACCGCGCGGAAATAGTCAAAAAGATACAGGATTTGTCCAGGGCGCGCGATGAATATATCCAGACGGAAATAAAGAAGCAAAACCTTGACAAAAATACGGTAGACCAGATAATTCTTAATACATTAAGACAACAAGCCGAGAAAAAGGGATTTAAGTTCCAATAA
- a CDS encoding zf-HC2 domain-containing protein — protein sequence MKCDEIKTLLNPYVDRELSATDSDRLTKHLEECPVCAKDVVELKKVKEMLRKLPVLSVPSGLLEGVRDNLARPNNERLKTVSLFWRYRWLAASLASAAAVVLVMIMVIPSPRKVEMESPVMATIEKSKAAPETAVMAKVPPADIVTSQPIFFTQQVNISTRNVNDTLDKVYYVALLERAVKKVENEKEGKTDGAANKDSGTSAMLEAEDRDLLVKAQNQRQTMSNAAVFFRSRTQIEPSFVQRREDNKRQTVKITVPLSQKDKFLRNLKDSISDKIVLSEMQAVTPDKITAGYLADAGKSVTEDKETAREKYEYDKMARGGGEKRVEKQAGKNKDDAGESKKAQGKAEEETKTPEKDRVEKPGAPATEKPAEQPRPKPVATVGAPPATPATSMKSSGTPPPASPLAPPPPSAEGFGQAVQVQTDEIAKDSKSMKQGLSGDMRNEAGQIAQAPEEEMVEFIIVIEQVAVEAK from the coding sequence ATGAAATGCGATGAAATCAAGACATTACTGAACCCTTACGTAGATAGGGAGCTCTCTGCGACAGATTCAGACCGGTTAACGAAGCATCTGGAGGAATGTCCAGTTTGCGCTAAAGATGTTGTCGAGTTGAAGAAAGTCAAGGAGATGCTGCGCAAGTTGCCGGTTTTATCTGTTCCGTCCGGATTGCTGGAGGGGGTGAGGGACAACTTGGCGCGCCCTAATAATGAGAGGCTGAAAACAGTCAGCCTATTCTGGCGTTACCGCTGGCTGGCGGCTTCTTTGGCCTCGGCCGCCGCAGTTGTTCTGGTTATGATTATGGTAATTCCTTCACCCAGGAAGGTCGAGATGGAAAGCCCGGTGATGGCTACTATCGAAAAGTCGAAGGCCGCGCCTGAAACAGCCGTGATGGCAAAGGTACCTCCGGCTGATATCGTCACGTCCCAGCCCATCTTTTTCACCCAGCAGGTAAATATTTCTACCCGGAATGTAAACGACACTTTGGATAAGGTTTATTACGTGGCCCTGCTTGAAAGGGCGGTGAAAAAAGTAGAGAACGAAAAGGAAGGGAAGACGGACGGCGCGGCAAACAAGGATAGCGGTACCAGCGCTATGTTAGAGGCAGAAGACAGGGATTTGCTGGTAAAAGCACAGAATCAGCGGCAAACAATGTCTAATGCCGCGGTTTTTTTCCGGTCACGCACGCAGATTGAGCCGTCGTTTGTCCAGCGCCGGGAGGATAACAAACGACAGACCGTGAAGATTACCGTGCCATTGAGCCAGAAAGACAAATTCCTCCGTAATCTAAAGGACAGCATTTCCGATAAGATAGTCCTTTCCGAGATGCAGGCGGTTACGCCGGATAAAATAACCGCTGGTTACCTGGCCGATGCCGGGAAGTCAGTGACCGAGGACAAAGAGACGGCTAGGGAAAAATATGAGTATGATAAAATGGCCCGGGGTGGAGGGGAAAAGCGCGTAGAAAAGCAGGCCGGGAAAAACAAGGACGATGCTGGAGAATCAAAGAAGGCGCAAGGCAAGGCGGAAGAGGAAACAAAGACCCCAGAGAAGGACCGGGTTGAAAAACCAGGCGCGCCTGCAACGGAAAAACCAGCAGAACAGCCAAGACCTAAGCCAGTAGCTACCGTCGGTGCACCGCCGGCTACTCCGGCAACAAGCATGAAATCTTCCGGAACTCCTCCGCCGGCGAGCCCTTTAGCGCCCCCGCCTCCTTCGGCAGAGGGCTTCGGGCAAGCCGTTCAGGTGCAGACCGATGAGATTGCCAAGGACAGTAAATCTATGAAGCAAGGTCTTTCGGGCGATATGAGAAACGAGGCCGGCCAAATTGCCCAGGCGCCGGAAGAAGAGATGGTCGAATTCATTATCGTGATTGAACAGGTCGCCGTCGAAGCCAAATAA
- the rnc gene encoding ribonuclease III — protein MLFWKKDKKSILRSELRQAVKKCTGYGFSKKELLHQALTHSSAREESDEAKKSPDMPHINERLEFLGDAVLGLVISEILYAQFPQMNEGKMSVIKSNIVSRESLAQKCLAIGLDKLIIVGKGIKGHALPVSVLANAMEAVFGAIFLESGYKDAVKVIAKMFAEDIASGEETALHSNYKAILQDYSQRRFARVPSYRVIKQSGPKHKPTFEVMACLPAKSQGDGQQAFGPGIGNDKKSAEQLAAKMALEQLGLTH, from the coding sequence ATGTTGTTTTGGAAAAAAGATAAGAAAAGCATCTTACGGAGCGAATTGCGCCAGGCCGTGAAGAAATGCACGGGCTATGGCTTCAGCAAAAAGGAACTGCTCCATCAGGCCCTGACCCACTCCTCAGCCCGCGAGGAAAGCGATGAGGCTAAAAAATCACCAGATATGCCCCATATCAACGAACGGCTAGAATTCCTGGGCGACGCGGTGCTCGGACTGGTTATCTCGGAAATCCTCTACGCCCAATTCCCCCAAATGAACGAAGGCAAAATGAGCGTAATTAAATCCAATATCGTCAGCCGTGAAAGCCTAGCCCAAAAATGCCTGGCTATCGGACTGGACAAACTGATTATCGTGGGCAAGGGTATTAAAGGCCACGCCTTGCCGGTTTCGGTTTTAGCTAACGCCATGGAAGCGGTGTTCGGCGCTATATTCCTGGAGAGCGGTTACAAAGATGCTGTCAAAGTCATTGCCAAAATGTTCGCCGAAGATATCGCATCCGGCGAAGAAACCGCTCTGCACTCTAATTACAAGGCCATTCTACAAGATTATAGCCAACGTCGCTTCGCCCGAGTACCCAGTTACCGGGTTATCAAACAGTCTGGACCCAAACACAAACCTACTTTTGAGGTTATGGCCTGTCTGCCCGCCAAATCTCAAGGCGACGGCCAGCAAGCATTCGGACCGGGCATCGGCAATGACAAGAAATCAGCCGAGCAACTGGCCGCCAAAATGGCACTGGAACAACTGGGGTTAACTCATTAG
- a CDS encoding VWA domain-containing protein yields the protein MLRKMVVLGALALMIMLGWNAVANACGVIVIDDRQPRPIPNVNISVKNTSLDIKIEDQVAVATVDEIFHNSNPHQLEGTFILPILPETAVQDLALWINGKESKGELLDKDKALQYYQETVRRMVDPALLEYAGYGLLKLRVFPIPGANQDLGVGPGNVRIKYTYTYRLPMDNGLCEFRHPWGTNKFSSAAIDSAVIKVSLKSAIPIRTVYSPTYPDIAISRRDDRNILISFEQTKMKPDKDFVLYYSLSDKQFGVNLLTYKKASADGFFMMFLSPKYDLKDSEVVKKDVIFVLDTSGSMKDANKIEQAKKALEFCIRSLRKEDRFNLITFSADVRPFKDALQEVTPAAQDEAIKWVRDIEARGGTNIDDALQNALGMVDGASKRPCMVVFLTDGMPTIGEQNTDKILKNLAAKNTSNTRIFSFGVGYDINTHLLDKISEANKGAREYITPDENIEVKVSGFYDKIAYPVLADVKLEVSGIEIYDRYPKALPDVFRGSQLTIFGRYKDNGNKLITLSGLVNNEPRKFEYEATFCSGSEAMDFIPRLWAVTKIGYLLDEILLRGENKEVREEIIKLAKEYGILTPYTSWLVLEDYRLRVAALPPGAPPPPPSAPMDALKRGGGAMESEVKEKSDGADKISGAPAVSNRVANQRLQQGDYDQKKEGGKLGDTVRNNVRQQADRTFYQGNDNVWYDSAYDPKDAKKITEIKFMSDEYLELIKKEPRLARYLAVGQNVLVCWNDKIYQVR from the coding sequence ATGTTAAGGAAGATGGTTGTTTTAGGAGCCCTGGCATTGATGATAATGCTGGGCTGGAACGCCGTGGCCAATGCCTGCGGGGTGATTGTCATAGACGACAGGCAACCCAGGCCAATCCCGAATGTCAATATCTCGGTCAAGAACACTTCGCTGGACATTAAGATAGAAGACCAGGTGGCCGTGGCAACCGTGGACGAGATATTCCATAATTCCAATCCTCATCAGCTGGAAGGCACGTTTATCCTGCCTATACTGCCCGAGACCGCGGTGCAGGACCTGGCCCTTTGGATTAACGGCAAGGAATCCAAAGGCGAATTGCTGGACAAGGACAAGGCGCTGCAGTATTACCAGGAAACGGTCCGCCGGATGGTAGACCCGGCGCTCCTGGAATACGCCGGCTACGGACTGCTCAAACTCCGGGTGTTTCCCATCCCGGGCGCTAACCAGGATCTGGGCGTCGGGCCGGGCAATGTCAGGATTAAATACACCTATACCTACCGCCTGCCTATGGATAACGGGCTGTGCGAATTCAGGCATCCCTGGGGCACCAATAAATTCTCGTCCGCGGCGATTGACTCGGCGGTCATCAAGGTTTCCCTCAAATCCGCTATTCCCATCAGGACGGTTTATTCGCCGACCTATCCTGATATCGCCATCAGCCGCCGGGACGACCGCAATATCCTGATCAGCTTTGAGCAGACCAAAATGAAACCGGACAAGGATTTTGTCCTCTACTATTCATTATCAGACAAGCAGTTCGGGGTGAACCTGCTAACATATAAGAAGGCCTCGGCGGACGGATTCTTTATGATGTTCCTGTCGCCCAAATACGACCTCAAGGATTCAGAGGTGGTTAAAAAGGATGTCATATTCGTCCTGGACACCTCCGGTTCGATGAAGGATGCCAACAAGATAGAACAGGCCAAGAAGGCGCTGGAGTTCTGCATTCGGTCCTTGCGCAAGGAAGATCGGTTCAACCTGATAACCTTCAGCGCGGACGTGCGTCCGTTCAAGGATGCCCTGCAGGAGGTCACTCCGGCCGCCCAAGATGAGGCAATAAAATGGGTCCGGGATATTGAGGCCCGGGGCGGGACCAATATTGACGACGCCCTCCAGAATGCGCTGGGCATGGTCGACGGAGCCTCCAAGCGGCCCTGTATGGTGGTCTTCCTGACCGACGGCATGCCGACTATCGGCGAGCAGAACACGGATAAAATTCTCAAAAACCTCGCCGCCAAGAATACCTCCAATACCCGCATCTTCAGCTTCGGCGTGGGCTATGACATCAACACCCACCTGCTGGACAAGATATCCGAGGCCAACAAAGGCGCCCGGGAATATATTACTCCGGACGAAAATATCGAGGTCAAGGTCTCCGGCTTCTACGACAAGATTGCTTATCCGGTCCTGGCGGACGTGAAACTGGAGGTGTCGGGCATAGAGATTTACGACCGCTATCCCAAGGCGCTGCCGGATGTTTTCCGGGGCAGCCAGCTGACCATCTTCGGCCGATACAAGGACAACGGCAATAAACTGATTACGCTTTCCGGACTGGTCAATAACGAACCGCGCAAGTTTGAATACGAGGCGACCTTCTGTTCGGGCAGCGAGGCCATGGATTTCATCCCCCGGCTCTGGGCCGTTACCAAGATTGGCTATCTGCTGGACGAAATCCTCCTCAGGGGCGAGAATAAGGAGGTCAGGGAAGAGATAATCAAGCTGGCCAAGGAATACGGAATTCTCACGCCTTACACCTCCTGGCTGGTGTTGGAGGATTATCGCCTACGGGTTGCCGCATTGCCGCCCGGAGCGCCGCCACCGCCGCCATCTGCGCCGATGGACGCCTTAAAGCGGGGTGGAGGCGCCATGGAGAGTGAGGTCAAGGAAAAGTCTGATGGAGCCGACAAGATAAGCGGCGCGCCTGCGGTCAGCAATCGTGTAGCAAACCAAAGATTGCAACAAGGCGATTATGACCAGAAGAAGGAGGGCGGTAAGCTGGGCGATACGGTGCGCAACAATGTTCGCCAGCAGGCCGACCGGACCTTCTACCAGGGGAACGACAATGTCTGGTATGATTCGGCCTATGACCCCAAGGATGCCAAGAAGATAACCGAGATAAAGTTCATGAGCGACGAATACCTCGAACTGATAAAGAAAGAGCCGCGCCTGGCCCGGTATCTTGCGGTCGGCCAGAATGTCCTGGTCTGCTGGAACGACAAGATATATCAGGTGAGGTAA